Proteins co-encoded in one Aquincola tertiaricarbonis genomic window:
- a CDS encoding carbohydrate ABC transporter permease, whose translation MSTAIQIPQPKPSAATPGAWLFAAPGVVLLFLFLGLPFLMAFVLSFTDQRLVTNEELGTDFVGLRNYLRLFEDDSFWAALKNNFLFVAVVAPLQSAFALLLAVMVNKPLKGSRIFRTVYFMPVATTMAVVAVVWSLMYNPDGGVINRFVSALSFGMLGPYDWLRDPTLVMYAVIALSIWQGVGFQMLVFLAGLQSIPEDLYEAAKLDGATPGQQFFWITLPLLKNTTIFVVVTTTIYAFQLFTQVQIIASSGTAAPIDSFRTVVMLMVTEGFKNGKIGYASALAVVFFAIVLALSMLQRALVKEESAVA comes from the coding sequence ATGAGCACCGCGATCCAGATCCCACAACCCAAGCCGAGCGCTGCAACGCCCGGCGCCTGGCTCTTCGCGGCGCCAGGTGTCGTCCTGCTGTTCCTCTTCCTCGGCCTGCCCTTCCTGATGGCCTTCGTGCTGTCGTTCACCGACCAGCGCCTCGTCACCAACGAGGAGCTGGGCACCGACTTCGTCGGCCTGCGCAACTACCTGCGGCTGTTCGAGGACGATTCCTTCTGGGCCGCGCTGAAGAACAACTTCCTGTTCGTGGCCGTGGTGGCACCGCTGCAGTCGGCCTTCGCGCTGCTGCTGGCGGTGATGGTGAACAAGCCGCTGAAGGGCTCGCGCATCTTCCGCACCGTGTACTTCATGCCGGTGGCCACCACCATGGCCGTCGTGGCCGTGGTGTGGTCGCTGATGTACAACCCCGACGGCGGCGTCATCAACCGCTTCGTCTCGGCCCTCAGCTTCGGCATGCTGGGCCCCTACGACTGGCTGCGCGACCCCACGCTGGTAATGTACGCGGTCATCGCGCTGTCCATCTGGCAGGGCGTGGGCTTCCAGATGCTGGTGTTCCTGGCCGGCCTGCAGTCCATCCCCGAAGACCTGTACGAGGCCGCCAAGCTCGACGGCGCCACGCCGGGCCAGCAGTTCTTCTGGATCACGCTGCCGCTGCTGAAGAACACCACCATCTTCGTGGTGGTCACCACCACCATCTACGCCTTTCAGCTGTTCACCCAGGTGCAGATCATCGCCAGCAGCGGCACCGCCGCGCCGATCGATTCGTTCCGCACGGTGGTGATGCTGATGGTCACCGAAGGCTTCAAGAACGGAAAGATCGGCTACGCCTCGGCCCTGGCCGTCGTGTTCTTCGCCATCGTGCTTGCGCTGTCGATGCTGCAGCGTGCCCTCGTCAAGGAAGAAAGCGCCGTCGCATGA
- a CDS encoding carbohydrate ABC transporter permease, which translates to MSRPAPSQARQNLLAKLGQYALHAVLCAFFLFPLLFMFVSAFKSDEAQLLRDMNSLAAFLPQGQLSLDNFREVFTGSNFLRAFFNSLFTVSLTVVLGIIVNSMLAYALARFRFAGRQLLLSIVVALIIIPFEAIAVPLLLLANQLPWFSGELGWLDSYRVQIIPFIANAFSVYLFYQFFIALPKDLEEAALMDGAGRLRIYWSIVMPLSKPVIATVAVLQFLARWGDLLWPIMVVRGDTYATLPLAMQTFFGQFPRQWGDVMAFAAMATLPTLLVFLIFQRWFVRSAISSGVKG; encoded by the coding sequence ATGAGCCGCCCAGCCCCTTCCCAAGCCCGCCAGAACCTGCTGGCCAAGCTCGGCCAGTACGCACTGCATGCCGTGCTGTGCGCGTTCTTCCTGTTCCCGCTGCTGTTCATGTTCGTCTCGGCCTTCAAGAGCGACGAGGCACAGCTGCTGCGCGACATGAACAGCCTGGCCGCCTTCCTGCCGCAGGGCCAGCTGTCGCTGGACAACTTCCGCGAGGTGTTCACCGGCTCCAACTTCCTGCGGGCCTTCTTCAACTCGCTGTTCACCGTCAGCCTGACCGTGGTGCTCGGCATCATCGTCAACAGCATGCTGGCCTATGCGCTGGCCCGCTTCCGCTTCGCGGGGCGGCAGCTGCTGCTGTCCATCGTGGTGGCGCTGATCATCATCCCGTTCGAGGCCATCGCGGTGCCGCTGCTGCTGCTGGCCAACCAGCTGCCCTGGTTCAGCGGCGAGCTGGGCTGGCTGGACAGCTACCGGGTGCAGATCATCCCGTTCATCGCCAACGCGTTCTCGGTCTACCTCTTCTACCAGTTCTTCATCGCCTTGCCCAAGGACCTGGAAGAAGCGGCGCTGATGGATGGCGCGGGCCGGCTGCGCATCTACTGGAGCATCGTGATGCCGCTGTCCAAGCCGGTCATCGCCACCGTCGCGGTGCTGCAGTTCCTGGCCCGCTGGGGCGACCTGCTGTGGCCCATCATGGTGGTGCGCGGCGACACCTACGCCACGCTGCCGTTGGCGATGCAGACCTTCTTCGGCCAGTTCCCGCGGCAGTGGGGTGACGTGATGGCATTTGCCGCCATGGCCACGCTGCCCACGCTGCTGGTGTTCCTGATCTTCCAACGCTGGTTCGTGCGCAGCGCGATCTCCAGCGGCGTCAAAGGCTAA